TTCGCATCGCCACCAGATCCTTTCGCCGGACGACGTTGGTCGGATAGACGCTGTCGAGATTGGTGGTATCGATCCGCGCGATGGCGAGGCCGGCGCCGCCGGCCGCGATCGCTTCCCGCCGCGGGAACTCGAACGTGTCGGGGCCAAACACACCGCTCAACCCCGGATAGCCGCGTTCGGGATCGACGACATTGGCGAAGGCGAAGAACAGGTTGTTCTCGCCGGCACGAACGCGGAAGTGATGCCAGTGATGCGGATCCGGGCCGGTCGGAATCGATTTTGGCTGCAACACCTCAGTGCCGGCATGGGACGAGCTGAAGCCTCCCTTGATCGCGGCGGGACAGGCGATGAGATCGCAGCCGCGCAGCGCCAGCACCCGGCCCGCCTCCGGGAAGGAGGCATCGTGACCGATCAACAGCCCGATGCGGCCGATCGGCGTGTCGACGACGCTCCAGCCGTCACCGGCCATGGCCCAGCTTCGCTCGTCGGCCGCCAGATGCGTCTTGCGATAGACGGAGATGCTTCCATCGGGCGCAACCAGGCAAGCGCTGTTGTAGACCAGATCGTCGTCGCGCTCGGCAAGGCCGCAGACGAGATAGACGTCAAGCTCCCCCGCAATCTCCCCGAGGCGAAGCGTTGCCGGCCCCGGTATCGGTTGCGCTGATGTCGCGGGATCGGTCAGTCCCGTCACAGCCAGCTCCGGAAAGACGACAAGCTCCGCCCCATCCGCTCTTGCCGCGCGCGCGTAAGCTTCGATCTCCTTCAAGTTCTGGGCGGGATCATCACCAGGTGCAAATTGCGCGACGCAAACCCGCGATGTCTTTCCGACCGGCCACGGCTCGTGGCCGTAGAGGCCGAAGAAGTCGCACGGATTCCAGCTGAATGTATCGGTCAGCAGTTCGGGATAGAGCTCCGGCCGACGCTGCGCGAACACGGTCTCGCCGAGCACGCGGCGTGCGCGGGCGGCGTCGAGATCGATCTCCGACAACAGCACCCCGTCGCCCTTGTCGAGCACGGCCATGACCTGCCCGTCCGGTGCGATCACGCAGCTGCCGCCGCTGAACTGCACCGTACGCTCCAGCCCCCATCGATTGCTCTCGATGACGTAGCAGCCGTTCTCGAAGGCCCGGCTGATCCAGTAAGGCGCCGGCGTACGCTCTGCCAACCAGTTGGAGATGTGGCAGATCACGTCCGCGCCGCCCAGCGCCATCAGCCGCGCGGTTTCCACGAAATGAATGTCCATGCAGATCAGCAGCGCGATCCGCCCGATCGGCGTCTCGAACACCTGGTTGTGCAAATCGCCCGCCGCGGCCCATTTCGGCTCGGAGATATAGGGGTGCGTCTTGCGGTGGCGGCCGACAATGCCGTCGGGCCCAATCAAGACGGCCGAGTTGAAGTAGATGCCATCCTCGTCGACCTCCGGCATGCCGATGACGATGTAGCAATCGTGCTTGTGCGCCAGCGCCGCAAATCGGTCCGTGGTCGGACCCGGGATCGTCTCGACGAAGGGGGCGACCTCGGCACGGTCGAGCCAGCAATAGCCGGTCGTTCCCATTTCCGGCGTGACGATAAGCCTTGCACCGGCCGCCGCGGCCTGCTCGCAAAGCTCGAGCAGGCGCGCGACGTTGCGCGCCTTCTCGAACATGATCGGCTCGAACTGGACAGCGGCGACCTTGTGAACGTTGGGCATGAACGGGCGAGCCTCAAACGAGATAGGACTTCTTGATGGAGGCCCCGAGCGTGTACTTGGGGTCGACCATGTTGCCGAGACGGACGCGGCCAGCCTGGGTCAGCAACATGTAGGCATCGATCTCCTCGAAGCCGTAGTCGGCGGCCATCCAGCGGCAGAGCTCGCGATAGGCGATGCGGGCTGCGTCCTCCATCGGCCGCGCCGAGCCGATGGTCATGATGAAATCGCTGGTCTCGAGTCGCGGCCAGGAAATGGTCCAGTTCTTGATGAGGTCGATCTGCACCGTCGTTACGGTTGGATGCTCGATGGCGACGCCGCAGAGCTCGCCGTCGCCTTGCGCGGCATGGCAATCGCCAAGATAAAGCAGCGCGCCCTTGGTGTTGACCGGAAGGTAGATGACGGCCCCGACGCCGACGTCCGGCAGGTCCATGTTGCCGCCGTAATAGTCCGGAACCAGCGAGGAAATCGCCTCGATCTCGGGCGACGTGCCGATGGTGCCGATAAAGGGCTCATAGGGCAGCGTGATTTTGTCGTTCCACTTCGTGCCGGTTTTCGCGTCGATCTCAAGCTTCTTGACGCGCTCCGGCAGTGCCGGATTGAGCAGCGCCGTATTGCCCGTGCTGACCAAGCCGCCGAAGTCAGGCATGATGACTGTCGTGCCCCGCGGCTGCGGCCCGCGCGGGACGATGCTCTCGATGTAGACCGCGAGCACGTCGCCCTTTTCGGCGCCGTTGACGTGAATCGGCCCGTTCTGCGGATTGAGGAACGGAAAGTTGAGGATCTTCGATGGACTGTCGGTCTCCTTCTTGATCGCGCCCTCGAACGCATCGTGCGTCTCGGCGGAGACGACCGCGCCGGGATCGACCGTCAGCACCGGCTTCACATAGGGGCCGTAGACGTAATGGTACTTGCCCTGCTCGGCTTCCGTGATCGTGTATTGCTTGCCGCGCTCGCCCCTGGCGATGCCTTTGCGCGCCATGATGGAATCGTCTTGCCAGGCCATTGCTGTTCTCCTTGGTTGGGCGTCGTTTCTTTCAAACCGCCAGATGACGGCGCATCTCCGCTTCGTCGCCGAGCGCGGCACGGTCGAGGCTTGCGACGATGCGCCCCTTGTCTATGACGTAGCAGCGCTGTGCCATGGCGCGGATCATGTCGATGTTCTGCTCGACCAGGATGATGGTCACACCGGTCCCGCGATTGAGCTCGACCATGTTGCGTGCGATGTCCTGGACGATGTTGGGCTGGATGCCCTCCGAGGGCTCGTCGAGCAGGATCAGAGCGGGGTCCGAGATCAGCACGCGTCCGATTGCGAGCTGCTGCTGCTGTCCACCGGACATGGTGCCGGCGCGCTGGTGCCAGCGCTCTTCGAGAATCGGAAACGCATCGATGATCTTGCGCCGGCCCGCCTCCGGAATGCCGCCGCCCTTGATCGCGGCTCCGACGGCGACGTTCTCGCCGACGGTCAGGCGCGGAAACACGTCGCGCCCCTGGGGCACATAGCCCATGCCAAGGCGTGCCCGCTTGTGCGCCGGCAGGGATTCAACGGCCTCGCCGCGATAGACGATCGAGCCGCTCATCGCCGGCACGAGCCCGATCAGGCTCTTCATCAGCGTCGACTTGCCGACACCGTTGCGGCCGATGACGGCGACGATCTCCCCTTCCCGCACCTCGATCTCGAGGCCCTGGAGCACGGGCTTTCCGCCGTAGCCGGCACGCAGGCTCAGCGTCGAAAGGATGACTTCCCTGCGCGGCATGTCAAGCATGAGCCTGCCCCAGATAGATCGCCGCGACGCGCTCGTCGGCCACGATCTGGTCGATCGAGCCCTGTGCAAACACTTGGCCGAGATGCAGCACGGTGACGCGCTGAGCGACCTGACGCACGAACGCCATGTCGTGCTCGATCGCCAGCACCGTCATGCCGCCGGCATTGAGCCGCTGCACCATTTCGCCGGTCATGTGGGTTTCCTCCGGTGACATGCCGGCGGTCGGCTCGTCCAGCAGCAGCAGGCGCGGCTTCAGGCTGATCGCCATGCCGATCTCCAGCCATTGCTTCTGGCCATGGCTGAGGTTTCCCGCCGTCTGCGCCTGTTCGGCGCCGAGCCCGAGGAAGGCAAGCAGCCGGTCGATCTCTTCCAGCAGCGTCCGCCCGCGGTGACGGCTCTGCAGGGCAATCTCCAGGTTCTGACGCACCGACAGGCCCTTGAACACACCGGGCACCTGAAACTTGACCGACAGGCCGCGGTGGATGCGCGCAAAGGATTTCAGGGCGGTGATATTCTCGTCCGCGAAGAAGATGTCGCCGCTGCCCGGATGATGCTCACCCAGGATCAGGCGGAACAGCGTGCTCTTGCCCGCACCGTTCGGGCCGATCAGGCAATGGATCTCACCGGCTTGCAGCGTCAGATTGACGCCGTTGGTGACATGCAGCCCGCCAAAATGCTTGTTCAGCTCGCGCAGCTCCAGCAGCGACATCAGCCCGCCCTCCGCATGAAGCGCGTGGCGAGGCCGCCGAGCCAGTTCATCACGCCGAGCACGAGGCCGTTGGGCGCGATCAGGACTGTGAGCACCAGCAGCACGCCCATGAAGACGAGAGCATACTGGCTGCCGTAGATCGTCAGTGCCTGGAAGGCGGCAAGCACCACCAGCGTGCCGATCACGGTCGAGGTCAGGTCGCCGCGGCCACCGACGGCGACCCAGATCAACGGCAGCGCCGCCGCCGTCATGCTCATGCTCGACGGGGTGATGTATTGCCCCCACACCGTGTAGAGCACACCGGACAGGCCTGCCAGGGCGGCCCCGATGACGAAGGTGATGAGCTGGTACTTGCGCACGTCGTAGCCGAGCATCTCCGCCCGCTCCGGGTTTTCCCGGATCGCGACGATGACGTTGCCGAACGACGAGTTCACCAGGATGCGCAGGGCCAGATAGACGAAGACCAGAAGGCCGAGCACGAAGTAGTAGAGCCCGACGTCGGCGAACAGAACGATCGGCTGCCCTGGCCACGGGATGGTCAGTGGCGGCATTGCGCTCATGCCGTTGAAGCCGTTGAGCCGCGCGCTGCCGATGTGCCATTCCGGCCCCGCGGTCTGAGCCATGAAGCGCTCCAGCATCAGGGTCACGGCGAGTGTGACGATGCCGAGGAAGACGCCGGCGATCCGGCCGAAGAACATGAAATAGCCGAGCAGGACTGCGAACAGCGCGGCGATCGCCACCGCGGCCACGAGTGCCACCAGCGTGAAGCCGTAGGCCGAGCCGAAATTGATGGTGAGGACGCCGTAGCCGTAGCCCGCGATCCCGAAGAAGGCGGTCTGGCCGAAGGAGAGCGAGCCGCCATAGCCCCAGATCAGGCACAGGCTGAGGGCGATGAACACCCAGACAAAGAAATAGACGGTGTTGCCGACCGTGTAGCCGTCGCTGAACAACGGGTACACGAGCGCGGCCAGAAGCACGACGACAAACAGGCCCCAAAAGGCCGGACCGCGACCGACGGTCTGCGGGCCTTCGAGACGGCGAAACAACGAGAGGAAACCGGTCACGACGCCATCACTCCGTCAGGTGCGCTCACGCAGCACAAAGCCGGAAATGCCCTTTGGCAGGACCCGGACCACGATGATGACGGCGACCAGGAGGCCGATCTGCCCGAACAACTGGCCCTGCCACGACGTCATCACCGATTTCACCACTCCAAGCACGGCACCCGCCGGCGCCGTGCCGAGGAAGACGTCGGCGCCGCCAATCACGACGGTGACGAAGGCCTCCATGATGAAGGTCGCCCCCATGGTCGGCACCAGTGTCATGGTCGGCGCGTAGAGACCGCCGGCAAGGCCGGCCAGCCCTGCGCCGCAGGCGAAGGTGAGGCTGTAGATCAGGCGCGTATCGACGCCGAGCGCGGCCGCCATATGCGGCACCTGGATGGTGGCGCGCGCCAGCACGCCGAAGCGCGTCCAGTTGAACAGCGCATAGAGCGCGGCGAGCACGCCGAGCGCAGCGCAGAACAGCACGATGCGATAGATCGAATACGAGTATGCGCCGACCTGGAAGCTGCCCAAGGGCGTGCCAACGCCTGCCATGGTCGAGCCGACCGCGATCAGCGTGCCCTGCGTCGCGATCAGGCTCAGCCCCCAGGTGGCGACGATGGTGTCGAGCGGCCGGTCATAGAGATGGCGGATCACCGCGAGCTCCACCACGACGCCGACCAGCGCCGACACGAGTGTGCCGGCCAGTATTCCCAGCGGCAGCGGCAGGCCCGCATGCACGGTTGCCGCAGTGACATAGGCGCCGCACATGATGAACTCGCCATGGGCGAGATTGATCACGCCCATCATGCCGAAGATCACCGCGAGCCCGCAGGCGGAGAGCACCAGGAACGCGAAGGCGTCGCCGAATTGGTAGAGCGCCGAGAAAACGTGGGTCGCAATGTCCATGAACCAACCGGGATGTGGGAGGATGCGGCGTCCCCGCCGCAGATAACCGTGATCGCCCCGGCGCGCCGGCAAGGCGTGCCGGAAAGGGCCGGAGCGACCAGCCGCCGGGTCAGGGTTTCGGCGGGGGATTCGACGGCGTGTACTGGGCCATCGGATCCTTCTTGGTGAGGTCGCAGCCGGCTTCACCCAGCCAGTAGGGCTTGATGTCCTCCCAGATCTTCGGGAAAGAGATCGAATGATCGGCGCCGACCTTGGCGAGATAGATCGTGTGCGACATGTGCTGGCTCTTCGGGTCGATGCAGACCTTGCCTTCCGGCGCGTCCATGCAGACGTCGCCCAGCGCGATCACCTTGCGGATATCCTCGCGCTTGGTCGACTTCGCCCGCTCGACCATCTGCTTGTAGAGATAGACGGCGAGATAGGAGTTTTCCGCCTCCTGGTTCACATAGGGCTCGCTCGGGAACTTGGCCTTGAACTTGGCGTAGAACTCCTTGCTCTTCGGCGAGTCGATCTCCTCGATGTAGTTGGTGGTGACGTACATGTCCTTCAGGCTCGGCGGCTTGAAGCGCTTGTGCTCGTAACCCTGGCCGACGTTGACCGAGGATGCCATCGGCAGGTTGACGTTGGCGGAAGCCGCCTGCTCGTAGTAGGAGGCCTGCGCGGTGCCGACCAAGAGCGTGACCACGAAGTCCGGCTTGGCCTTCTGGATGTTCTGGATGCTCTGCGAGAACTGCGACACGCCGAGCGGGATGAATTCCTCGCCAGCCATCTTGCCGCCGTTCTCCTTGACGATCTTGCGCACCCATTCCGCCGAGATCTGACCGAAATTGTAGTCGGCGGCGAGCGTGTAGACGTTCTTGCCGTACTTCTCCATCATGTAAGGGATCAGCGTCGAGAACTGCTGCTCCGGCACGGCGCCGGTGACGATCATGTGGCCGTCGCAGACACCGCCTTCATACTGGTTGTTGTAGAAGGCGAAGCCGTTGAACTGATCGACGATCGGGCGGTACGCCTCGCGCGAGGCCGAGGAGAAGCCCGCAAACACCACGTCGACCTTGTCGCGCTGGAGCACGCGGCGCATGAATTCCTGGTAGCGGGTGTTGTCGGACTGCGTATCGTAAGCGACGAGCTCGAGCGGCCGGCCCATGATGCCGCCCGCCTTGTTGATCTCCTTGGCGGCGAGCTGGATGGCGTGGACCTTGCCGATCGTGGCCGCGGCGAAGTCGCCGGACTGATCCTCCAGCACGCCGAGCTTGATCGGGTTTTCCGCCGCGCGCGCCAGGTGAGATCCGATGGGGGATCCGAAGACAAGCGTCCCCGTGAGGGCTGCGGCGCGCAGCCCCCGCAATACAGACTTGGTCATGTTGCTTCTCCTAGATGGCCTGCTTGTTGCCGCCTTGCAGCGTGATGCCGGTCGTGCGGCCGGACGTGTCGGGCGGCTTCGCCCGCTTGCTCAGAAACTCCTCGCAATAGAGTTCCATGTTCTGCCGCGCGCGCATGCTTTCGCGACGGAGCTGGGAATAGGCGCCCTCCTCGTCGAGGCCGCCCTGCTGCATCAGCAGGATGACGGCGCGGATCACCGCACGGCGGCCGCGGCGGCGCTCCTCGAGGCCCTGGAGGCGCTCATACATTTCAGCGCGCAGCAGGAACTGGTTGATGCCCATGAACAGGGAGGTGTAGACCGCGCCGCCATGGACCGGCTTGCGCAGGAAAGAGGTGGCGCCGAGATTGACGAGCGCCTTGAGTCGGCTCGGCGCCTCGACGCCGACGAGGCCGATCACCGGTACCGGCGGCAGCCGCGAGGCCGGATTGACCTCGATCGCGACGGCGCCTTCGAGATCGCCGTCCACAAAAAGGATGTCGCGGTCCGCCTGGAGGCTCGCAACGTCGATGCGCGCGCGACCGTCGATGATTTCGGGATATTCGGTGGAGACGCCGAGCTTGGCCAGCGTCGTTTCTAGCGTGCTCTCCCATCCGCCCCGCCGGGTGACGACGATGGCGCGGCCGCCCTTGAAGTTCTGTAGCAGTCGAGAGCTCATGATTGCACCACTTTCAGAAGCGGAGAGCGCATTGCGCTGGCAAAGCGCGGCGACGACTGGACGAGATAGGGATCGGGCGCGATCGGCTCGCGGGATTCCAGCAGCACTTCGAACTGTCCGTTGGCGGCCGAGCGGCCGATCCGCGGTGTGAGCCAGGCGTGAAAGGTCTGCCGGTCGATCCGGACCTCGCCTTGCGGCGCGAGCAGCCGCTGGTCCGCCACCGCGGCGCGCACGGTGCGCGCGTCGTCGGTTCCGGCCTGCGACAATGCCGCCGCGAGCAGCTTGACGGCGATGTAGGACGACTCCGCATCGGCCGAGGAGACCGGTCCATCAGGAAAGGACGTCGTGTAAGCATCGATGAATGCGCCGTTCTCGGGCGAATTCAGCGACGAGAAATAGACGCTCGACGACAGATGTCCGTCGATCGCATCCGGCCCGATCTCCGGCAGCTCCGGTTCGGAGAGCGTGCAGCTGGCGACGGGAATTTCCGCGGCCTGATCGATGCCGCGCGCGCGGCAAGCGGCCCGGAATGCGCGGAAGAAGGCATAGGCGCTAGTGCCGATCAGATTGTTGAAGACGAAGTCCGGTCGCGCATCGATGATGGCCGCGATGACCTGATCGACCTCGGTGTCGCCGACGGAGAGATAGCGCTCCGCAAGCACCGTGCCGCCGCGCGCGATCAATGCCTCGCGGAAGATGCGGTTGTTCTCCCAGGCCCAGATGTAGTTGGAGCCGACGCAGAAGGCACGCGAGCCGACGCGGGACGCCAGATAGTCCACCAGCGGCAGCACGTGCTGGTTCGGTGCAGCACCGGTGTAGATGACGTTGTCGGAACTCTCGAAGCCCTCGTAATGCGAGGGATACCACAGCAGCCCGTCGAACTTCTCGAAGCATGGGATCACCTCCTTGCGGCTCGAGGAGGTGTAGCAGCCGACCACCTGACGGATGCCGGAACCGAGAAGCTCGAGACTGAGCGAACGGTAGCGCGCAAGGTCGCCCGACGGATTGACCACGACCGGCTCGAGTGTGATGTCCTGACTGCCTGCGTTGACCTCCTGAAAGGCGAGCAGTGCGCCATTGAGAATCGAGCGCGCGACGACGCTGTAGGAGCCCGTCGTCGAGAACATCACGCCGATCCGATAATGCTTCCGCGTCATCACTCGATCCAAAAACAAAAAAGCGCCCTCCGGCCGTTAAGCCGAGGGCGCCTTCGCCGCCAACTGAGCACGCGATGAACCGCGTGGCGTTGGAAATGGTTGAACTCGTCGCGTTAATGGGCAGGCTTGCCCTACGCTCACGCAATACGGTCGTTGAGATCAGCTATATTGTCAAGCGCGTTGTTGCAGCGAAAACTGCTGCAATTCATATCGGTGTGTAGCAAATCTATGCAAGCAACTGGCAAGCCGATCCCTCGCAGCGCTGAGAAGATTCCTCTTGCTGTCCGATGCTCACAGCGATTTCTTGCCTGTCTAACCATCTCATGCCGGAGACCACATGGTTGATGACCGCCGTTTGCCGAACCGCCCCCTCGATCCCCGTACCAAATGGTCCGCGCTTTCCCAGGCGGAACGCGATGCTGCCTATGACAACAACGCGGCCGTCAAGAACAGCGCGGCCCTGATCGCCGAGCGCAACGACGCTTCCGGCCGGCTGCGGGGCACGCTGAACTCCCATCTCGACCTGCCCTATGGCGAGCGTGCGAACAACAAGATC
The nucleotide sequence above comes from Bradyrhizobium sp. NDS-1. Encoded proteins:
- a CDS encoding nitrilase-related carbon-nitrogen hydrolase is translated as MPNVHKVAAVQFEPIMFEKARNVARLLELCEQAAAAGARLIVTPEMGTTGYCWLDRAEVAPFVETIPGPTTDRFAALAHKHDCYIVIGMPEVDEDGIYFNSAVLIGPDGIVGRHRKTHPYISEPKWAAAGDLHNQVFETPIGRIALLICMDIHFVETARLMALGGADVICHISNWLAERTPAPYWISRAFENGCYVIESNRWGLERTVQFSGGSCVIAPDGQVMAVLDKGDGVLLSEIDLDAARARRVLGETVFAQRRPELYPELLTDTFSWNPCDFFGLYGHEPWPVGKTSRVCVAQFAPGDDPAQNLKEIEAYARAARADGAELVVFPELAVTGLTDPATSAQPIPGPATLRLGEIAGELDVYLVCGLAERDDDLVYNSACLVAPDGSISVYRKTHLAADERSWAMAGDGWSVVDTPIGRIGLLIGHDASFPEAGRVLALRGCDLIACPAAIKGGFSSSHAGTEVLQPKSIPTGPDPHHWHHFRVRAGENNLFFAFANVVDPERGYPGLSGVFGPDTFEFPRREAIAAGGAGLAIARIDTTNLDSVYPTNVVRRKDLVAMRMPHSYRGLVRAAPTNY
- a CDS encoding ANTAR domain-containing response regulator — protein: MSSRLLQNFKGGRAIVVTRRGGWESTLETTLAKLGVSTEYPEIIDGRARIDVASLQADRDILFVDGDLEGAVAIEVNPASRLPPVPVIGLVGVEAPSRLKALVNLGATSFLRKPVHGGAVYTSLFMGINQFLLRAEMYERLQGLEERRRGRRAVIRAVILLMQQGGLDEEGAYSQLRRESMRARQNMELYCEEFLSKRAKPPDTSGRTTGITLQGGNKQAI
- a CDS encoding ABC transporter permease subunit, with product MDIATHVFSALYQFGDAFAFLVLSACGLAVIFGMMGVINLAHGEFIMCGAYVTAATVHAGLPLPLGILAGTLVSALVGVVVELAVIRHLYDRPLDTIVATWGLSLIATQGTLIAVGSTMAGVGTPLGSFQVGAYSYSIYRIVLFCAALGVLAALYALFNWTRFGVLARATIQVPHMAAALGVDTRLIYSLTFACGAGLAGLAGGLYAPTMTLVPTMGATFIMEAFVTVVIGGADVFLGTAPAGAVLGVVKSVMTSWQGQLFGQIGLLVAVIIVVRVLPKGISGFVLRERT
- a CDS encoding acetamidase/formamidase family protein — translated: MAWQDDSIMARKGIARGERGKQYTITEAEQGKYHYVYGPYVKPVLTVDPGAVVSAETHDAFEGAIKKETDSPSKILNFPFLNPQNGPIHVNGAEKGDVLAVYIESIVPRGPQPRGTTVIMPDFGGLVSTGNTALLNPALPERVKKLEIDAKTGTKWNDKITLPYEPFIGTIGTSPEIEAISSLVPDYYGGNMDLPDVGVGAVIYLPVNTKGALLYLGDCHAAQGDGELCGVAIEHPTVTTVQIDLIKNWTISWPRLETSDFIMTIGSARPMEDAARIAYRELCRWMAADYGFEEIDAYMLLTQAGRVRLGNMVDPKYTLGASIKKSYLV
- a CDS encoding branched-chain amino acid ABC transporter permease, translating into MTGFLSLFRRLEGPQTVGRGPAFWGLFVVVLLAALVYPLFSDGYTVGNTVYFFVWVFIALSLCLIWGYGGSLSFGQTAFFGIAGYGYGVLTINFGSAYGFTLVALVAAVAIAALFAVLLGYFMFFGRIAGVFLGIVTLAVTLMLERFMAQTAGPEWHIGSARLNGFNGMSAMPPLTIPWPGQPIVLFADVGLYYFVLGLLVFVYLALRILVNSSFGNVIVAIRENPERAEMLGYDVRKYQLITFVIGAALAGLSGVLYTVWGQYITPSSMSMTAAALPLIWVAVGGRGDLTSTVIGTLVVLAAFQALTIYGSQYALVFMGVLLVLTVLIAPNGLVLGVMNWLGGLATRFMRRAG
- a CDS encoding transporter substrate-binding domain-containing protein, which produces MTRKHYRIGVMFSTTGSYSVVARSILNGALLAFQEVNAGSQDITLEPVVVNPSGDLARYRSLSLELLGSGIRQVVGCYTSSSRKEVIPCFEKFDGLLWYPSHYEGFESSDNVIYTGAAPNQHVLPLVDYLASRVGSRAFCVGSNYIWAWENNRIFREALIARGGTVLAERYLSVGDTEVDQVIAAIIDARPDFVFNNLIGTSAYAFFRAFRAACRARGIDQAAEIPVASCTLSEPELPEIGPDAIDGHLSSSVYFSSLNSPENGAFIDAYTTSFPDGPVSSADAESSYIAVKLLAAALSQAGTDDARTVRAAVADQRLLAPQGEVRIDRQTFHAWLTPRIGRSAANGQFEVLLESREPIAPDPYLVQSSPRFASAMRSPLLKVVQS
- a CDS encoding ABC transporter ATP-binding protein; this encodes MPRREVILSTLSLRAGYGGKPVLQGLEIEVREGEIVAVIGRNGVGKSTLMKSLIGLVPAMSGSIVYRGEAVESLPAHKRARLGMGYVPQGRDVFPRLTVGENVAVGAAIKGGGIPEAGRRKIIDAFPILEERWHQRAGTMSGGQQQQLAIGRVLISDPALILLDEPSEGIQPNIVQDIARNMVELNRGTGVTIILVEQNIDMIRAMAQRCYVIDKGRIVASLDRAALGDEAEMRRHLAV
- a CDS encoding urea ABC transporter substrate-binding protein, which translates into the protein MTKSVLRGLRAAALTGTLVFGSPIGSHLARAAENPIKLGVLEDQSGDFAAATIGKVHAIQLAAKEINKAGGIMGRPLELVAYDTQSDNTRYQEFMRRVLQRDKVDVVFAGFSSASREAYRPIVDQFNGFAFYNNQYEGGVCDGHMIVTGAVPEQQFSTLIPYMMEKYGKNVYTLAADYNFGQISAEWVRKIVKENGGKMAGEEFIPLGVSQFSQSIQNIQKAKPDFVVTLLVGTAQASYYEQAASANVNLPMASSVNVGQGYEHKRFKPPSLKDMYVTTNYIEEIDSPKSKEFYAKFKAKFPSEPYVNQEAENSYLAVYLYKQMVERAKSTKREDIRKVIALGDVCMDAPEGKVCIDPKSQHMSHTIYLAKVGADHSISFPKIWEDIKPYWLGEAGCDLTKKDPMAQYTPSNPPPKP
- a CDS encoding ABC transporter ATP-binding protein: MSLLELRELNKHFGGLHVTNGVNLTLQAGEIHCLIGPNGAGKSTLFRLILGEHHPGSGDIFFADENITALKSFARIHRGLSVKFQVPGVFKGLSVRQNLEIALQSRHRGRTLLEEIDRLLAFLGLGAEQAQTAGNLSHGQKQWLEIGMAISLKPRLLLLDEPTAGMSPEETHMTGEMVQRLNAGGMTVLAIEHDMAFVRQVAQRVTVLHLGQVFAQGSIDQIVADERVAAIYLGQAHA